One window from the genome of Alkalihalobacillus sp. LMS6 encodes:
- a CDS encoding ECF transporter S component: MVKRKKLTLVDILVTVMIATVFAVVYRLWSPISDLVGVFGLQLEQLIYGMWFIAGTLAALIIRKPFIALIAETAAASGEFIAGSPYGGILLIYGIAQGIGMECAFALFRYKVFTIWTAMLGGVFASFASLGLDFLYANIGQLSAWVLTLRIVFRTVGAILITGVLAAKLVQALQKTGVLSDIQPNEHNGKPYS; encoded by the coding sequence ATGGTGAAAAGAAAAAAATTAACGTTGGTGGATATTTTAGTTACGGTCATGATTGCAACCGTATTTGCTGTAGTGTATCGCTTATGGAGTCCTATTAGTGATTTAGTTGGCGTCTTTGGATTACAGCTTGAACAACTTATTTATGGAATGTGGTTTATTGCAGGAACGCTTGCCGCATTGATTATTCGAAAACCGTTCATTGCACTTATTGCGGAAACGGCAGCGGCATCAGGAGAATTCATTGCAGGATCTCCCTACGGAGGTATTTTACTTATTTACGGGATTGCTCAAGGGATTGGAATGGAGTGCGCGTTCGCTTTATTTAGATATAAAGTATTTACAATTTGGACCGCGATGTTAGGTGGAGTTTTTGCAAGCTTTGCTTCTCTCGGTTTAGATTTTCTATATGCAAATATCGGCCAGCTTTCTGCGTGGGTCTTAACGCTACGAATTGTTTTTCGGACAGTGGGAGCGATCTTAATTACAGGCGTATTGGCAGCGAAACTTGTGCAAGCTTTGCAAAAAACAGGTGTGCTGAGTGACATTCAACCAAACGAACATAACGGAAAACCATATTCATGA
- a CDS encoding HAD family hydrolase produces the protein MIKAVFFDLDDTLLWDKKSIALAFRQTCLHASIEKNVDPNQLESFVRHEARTLYQGYDTYPFTVNIGINPFEGLWGEFRDDGEDFAALREVAPHYQREAWYGGLQKLGVQDEAFALELAHLFPIERRKHPVVYEDTFSTLNALKDNVQLVLITNGSPDLQNTKLELTPELVPYFDHILISGAFGQGKPKVRMFEEALARLEIAPNETLMVGDNLHTDILGANASNIPSVWLNRDQLLNNTDSKPTFEIHSLHDLLELENLKQSLANQ, from the coding sequence ATGATAAAAGCAGTTTTCTTTGATTTAGATGATACGTTACTTTGGGATAAAAAAAGCATCGCGCTTGCATTTCGGCAGACGTGTCTTCATGCATCTATTGAAAAAAACGTTGACCCAAATCAGTTAGAATCGTTTGTACGCCATGAAGCAAGAACGTTATATCAAGGTTACGACACTTACCCATTTACAGTGAATATTGGCATTAATCCTTTTGAAGGGTTATGGGGAGAATTTCGTGACGATGGAGAAGACTTCGCCGCATTACGAGAAGTTGCTCCACACTACCAAAGAGAAGCGTGGTACGGGGGATTACAAAAGCTTGGTGTTCAGGATGAGGCTTTTGCGTTGGAACTTGCACATCTTTTTCCGATTGAAAGACGAAAACACCCAGTTGTTTATGAGGACACTTTTTCAACTTTAAATGCATTAAAAGATAACGTACAGCTTGTTTTAATCACGAATGGCTCACCAGATTTACAAAACACAAAATTAGAACTGACGCCAGAGCTTGTTCCTTACTTTGATCACATTTTAATTTCTGGTGCTTTTGGGCAAGGGAAACCAAAGGTACGTATGTTTGAAGAAGCCCTTGCTCGTTTGGAGATTGCTCCTAATGAAACGTTAATGGTCGGAGATAATCTACATACGGATATATTGGGTGCGAACGCAAGCAACATACCATCTGTTTGGTTAAACCGAGACCAATTGCTGAACAATACCGACAGTAAGCCGACTTTTGAGATCCATTCACTGCATGATTTATTAGAATTAGAAAATTTAAAACAATCACTTGCGAATCAATAG
- a CDS encoding peptidoglycan-binding protein, protein MKYMIGFVATLLLGVLFFLPTHTYAQAATSIEVNEESERVEWLQEQLVDQGFLEEEKRTSVFDEDTVDAVAAYQKDHGLSVDGIPGKQTLGALEVLKEGTEGPLVKALQERLYELKYYQDSVDGHYGQTTKQAVTAFQQANQLLVDGIAGPETHAHLYYNHNKVAHVVTDVKPQEQQPKSEPSTEEEVVAHAAPKVEEPKATEKAEEATNDAEEQQQEQQQTTEESVTEEATTEEEVASTTTEPSGQTMTMEATAYTAYCNGCSGVTRTGIDLRANPNQKVVAVDPNVIPLGSRVYVEGYGEAIAGDTGGAIKGHKIDLFVQTKDEAYSFGRQQVQVTVLD, encoded by the coding sequence ATGAAATATATGATTGGTTTTGTTGCAACGTTGCTTTTAGGAGTCTTATTTTTCTTACCAACTCATACATATGCGCAAGCAGCTACTAGTATTGAAGTGAATGAAGAGAGTGAAAGAGTAGAGTGGCTCCAAGAACAATTAGTGGACCAAGGCTTTTTAGAAGAAGAGAAGCGAACGTCAGTTTTTGATGAAGATACCGTTGATGCGGTGGCTGCTTATCAAAAAGATCACGGCTTAAGTGTTGATGGTATTCCGGGTAAGCAAACATTAGGTGCGTTAGAAGTGTTAAAAGAAGGTACTGAAGGTCCTCTTGTAAAAGCGCTACAAGAACGATTGTATGAACTAAAATATTATCAAGATTCTGTTGACGGGCACTATGGTCAAACGACGAAGCAAGCAGTAACGGCTTTCCAACAAGCCAATCAACTTCTCGTCGATGGGATAGCTGGCCCAGAAACCCACGCACATCTATACTACAATCATAATAAAGTGGCACACGTTGTGACAGATGTGAAACCACAGGAACAACAGCCAAAAAGTGAACCGAGTACAGAAGAAGAGGTTGTTGCTCATGCCGCACCAAAAGTAGAAGAACCAAAGGCTACGGAAAAGGCGGAAGAAGCTACGAATGATGCAGAGGAGCAGCAACAGGAACAGCAACAAACGACTGAAGAAAGTGTTACAGAAGAAGCAACAACAGAGGAAGAAGTAGCTTCAACAACAACTGAACCTTCTGGTCAAACGATGACAATGGAAGCAACGGCGTATACAGCGTATTGTAACGGTTGTTCAGGTGTCACTAGAACCGGGATTGATTTACGAGCAAACCCCAATCAAAAAGTAGTGGCAGTAGATCCAAATGTCATTCCGTTAGGTAGTCGAGTGTATGTTGAAGGCTATGGAGAAGCAATTGCAGGCGATACAGGTGGCGCAATTAAAGGGCATAAAATCGATTTATTTGTGCAAACAAAGGATGAAGCGTATTCGTTTGGACGTCAACAAGTTCAAGTTACCGTATTAGATTAA
- a CDS encoding cation diffusion facilitator family transporter, whose translation MRRYEELRKGETGAWLSIGTYLFLASLKLVIGYIFLSQALIADGYNNAADIIVSVAVLVGLRISQKPPDDDHPYGHFRAEHIAALLASFIMAVIGIQVLINAGTSLFNRETVEAPSLITAWVAGFSAVVMLLVYRYNRKLAKKINSQALMAASQDNKNDALVSVGVVIGIIGSHFHLGWIDSLTAFIIGLIICYTAWSIFKDASHSLTDGFNDEALSPFKSTVLAIEGIEDVLALKARQVGSTVYADVTIAVQPSMTVKQSHDIADFIEQALYDEHDIPHTTVHIEPAKQDAKKS comes from the coding sequence ATGAGACGATACGAAGAACTAAGAAAAGGTGAAACTGGCGCTTGGTTAAGCATCGGCACGTATCTTTTTTTAGCTAGTTTAAAATTAGTCATTGGCTATATTTTTCTATCACAAGCGTTAATTGCAGACGGCTACAACAACGCAGCAGACATTATCGTTTCTGTAGCGGTGCTCGTAGGGTTACGAATTTCTCAAAAACCACCTGATGATGATCACCCTTACGGTCACTTTAGAGCGGAGCATATCGCAGCGTTATTAGCGTCGTTCATTATGGCGGTAATTGGGATACAAGTTTTAATTAATGCAGGCACCAGCTTATTTAATCGTGAAACTGTTGAAGCTCCTAGTTTAATTACTGCATGGGTTGCTGGCTTTAGCGCAGTTGTGATGTTGCTCGTCTATCGTTACAACCGCAAACTAGCCAAAAAAATTAATAGCCAAGCTTTAATGGCCGCTTCACAAGATAATAAAAATGATGCCCTTGTGAGTGTCGGTGTAGTCATAGGGATCATCGGTTCTCATTTTCACTTAGGATGGATTGATTCCCTAACCGCTTTTATTATCGGTCTAATCATTTGTTATACAGCGTGGTCTATTTTCAAAGATGCGAGTCATTCGTTAACCGATGGGTTTAATGATGAGGCATTAAGTCCGTTCAAATCCACGGTTTTAGCAATCGAGGGCATTGAAGATGTTCTTGCATTAAAAGCAAGGCAAGTCGGTTCTACCGTTTACGCGGATGTGACCATTGCCGTGCAACCTTCGATGACAGTCAAACAAAGCCACGACATTGCCGACTTCATTGAACAAGCACTCTATGATGAACATGATATTCCGCATACAACCGTTCACATCGAACCAGCTAAACAAGACGCAAAAAAAAGCTGA
- a CDS encoding branched-chain amino acid aminotransferase has translation MTEHTLEIMKCTHEKQKPNDDSLVFGTVFTDHMFIMDYSEDKGWYSPRIIPYQPLTLDPAAMVFHYGQTVFEGLKAYRSKKDDAIHLFRPDMNIKRLNRSSERLNIPAIDEDQVLTYLKELLTIDKKWIPKKDGTSLYIRPFIISTETNLSVAPSQSYKLMIILSPVGAYYKEGMAPVSILVEERYTRAAPGGTGTAKTAGNYCSAYKAQARATAKEKAQVLWLDASEKKYIEEVGSMNVFFKVNGEVVTPKLNDSILPGVTRDSVIQVLKEWEIPVQEKQLSIEEIYQASRDGILEEAFGTGTAAVISPVGQLEWNEETIVINENKTGPLAQRLYDYLTKLYVGEEEDRLGWIVKIEQD, from the coding sequence ATGACAGAACATACGCTAGAAATTATGAAATGTACACACGAAAAGCAGAAACCTAATGACGATTCACTTGTATTTGGAACGGTCTTCACCGATCACATGTTTATCATGGATTACTCCGAAGATAAAGGCTGGTACAGTCCACGAATTATTCCTTATCAACCTTTAACATTAGATCCTGCTGCAATGGTTTTTCATTATGGTCAAACGGTATTTGAAGGGTTAAAAGCGTATCGCTCAAAAAAAGATGATGCGATTCATTTGTTTCGACCAGATATGAACATTAAGCGATTAAATCGTTCGAGCGAGCGATTAAACATCCCGGCGATTGATGAGGATCAAGTGTTAACGTACTTAAAAGAACTGTTAACGATTGATAAAAAATGGATTCCAAAAAAAGACGGCACTTCTCTCTATATTCGCCCTTTTATTATTTCAACAGAAACTAATTTAAGTGTTGCGCCGTCACAGTCATACAAATTAATGATTATTTTATCGCCAGTTGGTGCCTATTACAAAGAAGGTATGGCACCTGTTAGTATACTAGTTGAAGAACGTTATACACGTGCAGCGCCAGGCGGAACTGGTACGGCGAAAACGGCTGGTAACTATTGTTCGGCTTACAAAGCACAAGCTCGAGCGACAGCGAAAGAAAAGGCACAAGTTCTATGGCTTGATGCAAGTGAAAAGAAGTATATTGAAGAAGTAGGAAGTATGAATGTATTCTTTAAAGTGAACGGTGAAGTTGTTACGCCGAAATTAAATGACAGTATTTTACCAGGGGTTACACGGGATAGCGTGATTCAAGTACTCAAAGAATGGGAAATTCCGGTTCAAGAAAAACAGCTGTCGATTGAAGAGATTTATCAAGCATCGCGAGACGGCATCTTGGAAGAGGCGTTTGGAACAGGGACCGCTGCGGTCATTTCACCAGTTGGACAATTGGAATGGAATGAAGAAACCATTGTTATAAATGAAAATAAGACAGGCCCATTAGCACAACGACTTTACGATTATTTAACGAAGCTTTATGTGGGAGAAGAAGAAGATCGTCTTGGCTGGATTGTTAAGATTGAGCAAGATTAA
- the kynB gene encoding arylformamidase, whose amino-acid sequence MSWIDITMPLHNSIAHWPGDTPFSYKLSAPMSETGSVNIGELTTSTHTGTHADAPFHYREDGAKIDELPLDRFIGQATVISAIGTETINRSLLENYQLTGVERLLIKTKNKTNHSTFPDVYPYVTEDGARYLHEVGVKLLAVDVPSVDPMTSKELNGHHSLDRAGIFIIENVLLDHVQPGLYEFIALPLRVKGGDGSPVRAVIKPLEVYS is encoded by the coding sequence ATGAGCTGGATTGACATCACTATGCCGTTGCATAACAGCATTGCCCATTGGCCTGGAGATACCCCCTTCTCCTATAAGTTATCAGCTCCGATGTCTGAGACAGGCTCCGTTAATATCGGTGAACTAACAACAAGTACTCACACAGGCACACACGCTGATGCTCCGTTTCATTATCGAGAAGACGGCGCAAAAATTGATGAGTTGCCCTTGGATCGATTTATTGGACAAGCAACCGTGATTTCAGCAATCGGTACTGAAACGATTAATCGATCCTTACTCGAAAACTATCAACTAACTGGGGTTGAACGTTTGTTAATTAAAACAAAAAACAAGACAAATCATTCAACATTTCCGGACGTTTACCCCTATGTAACAGAAGATGGTGCGCGCTACTTACATGAGGTCGGTGTTAAGTTGTTAGCCGTGGACGTGCCAAGCGTCGATCCAATGACGAGCAAAGAATTAAATGGTCACCATAGCCTTGATCGAGCCGGTATTTTCATCATTGAAAACGTTTTGCTTGATCATGTTCAACCTGGTTTATATGAATTTATTGCCTTACCCCTTCGAGTTAAGGGTGGAGACGGCAGTCCCGTTCGCGCAGTCATCAAACCATTGGAGGTTTACTCATAA
- the kynA gene encoding tryptophan 2,3-dioxygenase has translation MSKQDESVYTNFKDKMTYSDYLQLEPLLTSQKRLSDHHDEMLFIIIHQVSELWMKLMLHEIRGAIVSLQHDQFQPAFKQLARVSKTQAQIIQAWDVLATLTPSEYVEFRDSLGQASGFQSYQHRQLEFLLGKKSAHILKIYEKDPSLLAEIEADYHKPTLYDEAIHALARAGLFTDESVLQRDVTKSHRSTTTVREAWQTVYQDSNRYWNLYQLAEKLVDLEDWHQQWRFRHLKTVERIIGMKSGTGGSAGVHYLKSVLDDYFFPELWELRTTI, from the coding sequence ATGTCAAAACAAGATGAATCGGTTTATACAAATTTTAAAGATAAAATGACGTATAGCGACTACTTACAACTGGAACCTCTTTTAACTAGTCAAAAGCGATTATCTGACCACCACGATGAAATGTTATTTATTATTATTCACCAAGTCAGTGAGCTTTGGATGAAATTAATGCTTCACGAGATTCGTGGTGCGATTGTTTCTTTGCAACATGATCAGTTTCAACCTGCTTTTAAGCAGCTCGCTCGCGTATCGAAAACCCAAGCTCAGATTATACAAGCTTGGGATGTGCTAGCGACGTTAACACCTAGTGAATATGTAGAATTCCGTGATTCATTAGGTCAAGCGTCTGGTTTTCAATCATACCAGCATCGGCAACTAGAATTTCTTTTAGGAAAAAAATCAGCACATATTTTAAAAATTTATGAGAAAGACCCTTCACTATTAGCTGAAATCGAAGCCGACTATCATAAACCGACCTTATATGATGAGGCCATTCACGCGCTTGCACGTGCTGGATTGTTTACAGATGAAAGCGTTTTACAACGAGATGTAACAAAAAGCCATCGCTCGACTACAACTGTAAGAGAAGCGTGGCAGACGGTTTATCAAGATTCCAACCGTTATTGGAACCTTTACCAACTAGCAGAAAAACTTGTTGATTTAGAAGACTGGCACCAGCAATGGCGGTTTCGTCACCTTAAAACCGTTGAACGAATTATTGGAATGAAATCCGGAACTGGTGGCTCAGCTGGGGTTCACTACTTAAAATCTGTATTAGATGATTATTTTTTCCCAGAGCTGTGGGAGCTTCGGACAACCATTTAA
- a CDS encoding energy-coupling factor transporter transmembrane protein EcfT: MAYSVNGTFLMKMNPTVKLLCLLAIFGLIVFIHNPNVLLFMLASFLILTVFCSGHPKGYVSLYIASFLFLFVSASTTMIFFGQGETTWFQWGLVHITEESFYTGIHLGLRATLFATLGLLFLLTTKPVHLFYSLMQQLHMPPAYAYAFLAAVRMLPIMVEDYQTLRYAYRIRGQGRNQKGNRLYRAFSFYVIPLLTQAIRRAQRLAIAMEVKQFQEHGQKRTYFYTMRCRRLDGQFVFLLVGLIVIAYSLGHLFPVFPTSDIRLS; this comes from the coding sequence GTGGCTTACTCGGTTAATGGAACATTTCTAATGAAAATGAATCCTACTGTCAAACTTTTATGCTTACTCGCCATCTTTGGGCTCATTGTATTTATTCATAATCCAAATGTTCTTTTGTTCATGCTTGCAAGTTTTCTTATTCTGACGGTGTTCTGTTCGGGCCACCCTAAAGGATATGTTAGTCTGTACATCGCCTCATTTTTATTCTTATTTGTCTCAGCGTCCACGACAATGATTTTTTTCGGTCAAGGGGAGACAACGTGGTTCCAATGGGGACTTGTTCATATTACAGAAGAAAGTTTTTATACAGGTATCCATCTTGGCTTACGGGCAACATTATTTGCGACTCTTGGCTTATTGTTTCTTTTAACGACAAAGCCTGTTCATTTATTTTATTCATTAATGCAACAGTTACATATGCCTCCAGCTTATGCGTATGCTTTTTTAGCAGCTGTACGAATGCTGCCAATTATGGTAGAAGACTATCAAACGTTACGTTATGCATATCGTATTCGAGGGCAGGGTAGAAATCAAAAAGGAAACCGACTTTATCGGGCGTTTTCATTTTATGTCATTCCTCTTTTAACACAAGCGATTCGGCGCGCACAACGTTTAGCGATTGCAATGGAGGTGAAACAGTTTCAAGAGCATGGACAGAAAAGAACGTATTTTTATACAATGCGTTGTCGACGACTTGATGGACAATTTGTGTTTCTATTAGTAGGATTAATAGTGATCGCTTATTCATTAGGACATTTGTTTCCGGTCTTTCCAACATCGGATATTCGCTTGAGTTAG
- a CDS encoding DNA-3-methyladenine glycosylase, translating to MESKRMDQSFYEQPTLALAKALVGKLLVHTLNGNKLVARITETEAYLGVLDRACHSYGRKRTKRTEILYGEAGHVYTYTMHTHCLLNIVSEGIDQPEAVLIRGVEPIYGVEAMEELRGKFAGDKQFSNGPGKLTKAMGIPMAAYGQSLLTGPLYIADDGQSTSTVIATKRVGIDNTGQAKHFPFRFIQAT from the coding sequence ATGGAAAGTAAAAGAATGGACCAATCGTTTTATGAACAACCGACGTTGGCACTAGCAAAAGCACTTGTTGGTAAGTTGTTAGTTCATACGTTGAACGGGAATAAACTGGTTGCCCGTATTACGGAAACCGAGGCATATTTAGGCGTGTTGGATCGGGCTTGTCATAGCTACGGGAGAAAGCGGACGAAACGGACTGAAATCTTATATGGTGAGGCGGGTCACGTGTACACGTATACGATGCATACCCATTGCTTGCTTAATATTGTTTCGGAAGGTATTGATCAACCAGAAGCGGTTTTAATCCGCGGTGTTGAACCGATATATGGGGTTGAGGCGATGGAAGAATTGCGCGGGAAATTTGCAGGAGATAAACAGTTTTCGAATGGACCAGGTAAATTGACAAAAGCGATGGGAATCCCGATGGCCGCATATGGTCAAAGTTTGCTGACTGGTCCTCTTTATATTGCAGATGATGGACAATCGACTTCGACAGTGATCGCAACGAAGCGAGTTGGCATTGACAATACAGGTCAAGCAAAGCACTTTCCATTTCGATTTATTCAAGCAACATAA
- a CDS encoding ABC transporter ATP-binding protein: MSQSYSIQFRNLTVQSSSTSRTILERVSLAVKSGENVLILGPSGAGKSTLMQVIAGLSDSLNGLNIEVDNLKLPSCSYVFQDPDSQFCMPYMDEELGFMLENQSVPTSEMRPIIKRILRKVGLPDQQPHTAIQTLSMGMKQRLALASAMIQNEECMILDEPSALLDPHGAEKLWEEIAKQTKGKTVIAVEHRLTEALPHMDRILLLNQNGQLIADTKPSSFFQHYQNEIKATGIWYPSAWREYTQQNPLLTSLPNKEKTMLTLTNWTLLRKKKSLVAIKQAKVYQKDWICITGVNGAGKSSFLYGLMNLLTHIGQYDINGHAVANKEDVTDRMNFVFQNPEYQFVTTSVEQELVYSATTDAQEEAVASILYQFGLAEHRQMHPYRLSVGQKRRLSVATAFVNQKAFLLLDEPTFGQDASQTFAVLNEMERFRQAGGTILMVTHDETLVEHFATQQWVIEKGQLVCRERRQERGLLG; the protein is encoded by the coding sequence ATGAGTCAATCATACAGCATTCAGTTTCGTAACTTAACAGTTCAAAGCAGCAGTACAAGTCGTACAATTTTAGAGCGTGTATCGTTGGCAGTAAAATCGGGGGAGAACGTGTTAATTCTAGGTCCAAGCGGAGCAGGGAAATCCACGCTAATGCAAGTAATTGCAGGTTTGAGTGATTCTTTAAACGGATTAAATATTGAGGTGGACAATCTAAAACTTCCATCATGTAGTTACGTCTTTCAAGATCCTGATTCGCAGTTTTGTATGCCTTATATGGATGAGGAGCTTGGATTTATGCTGGAAAATCAGTCTGTGCCAACATCAGAGATGCGTCCTATTATCAAACGCATATTGCGCAAAGTTGGTTTACCAGATCAACAACCACATACAGCTATTCAAACGCTCTCAATGGGGATGAAGCAGCGGTTAGCCCTTGCATCTGCTATGATTCAAAATGAAGAATGCATGATTTTAGACGAACCTTCTGCTTTATTAGATCCACATGGAGCAGAGAAGCTTTGGGAAGAAATTGCTAAGCAAACAAAAGGTAAAACGGTCATCGCTGTTGAACATCGACTGACGGAAGCCTTGCCTCACATGGATAGAATCTTATTACTAAATCAAAATGGACAACTTATAGCAGATACGAAGCCATCATCTTTTTTTCAGCACTATCAAAACGAAATTAAGGCAACAGGAATTTGGTATCCGAGTGCTTGGCGTGAGTATACTCAACAGAATCCCTTATTGACGTCCTTACCGAACAAAGAAAAAACGATGCTGACCCTGACAAACTGGACGCTACTTCGGAAAAAGAAAAGCTTGGTTGCCATTAAACAAGCGAAGGTTTATCAAAAAGATTGGATTTGTATAACAGGTGTGAATGGTGCAGGGAAGTCATCATTTCTCTACGGTTTAATGAATTTACTGACACATATTGGGCAATATGACATAAACGGTCACGCTGTTGCAAACAAAGAAGACGTGACGGATCGAATGAATTTTGTCTTTCAAAACCCTGAATATCAATTTGTCACAACTTCGGTTGAGCAAGAGCTTGTTTATTCGGCAACAACCGATGCGCAAGAAGAGGCAGTGGCATCCATACTTTACCAATTCGGTCTCGCAGAACACCGTCAAATGCATCCTTATCGATTGTCGGTTGGGCAAAAAAGACGGCTAAGTGTAGCGACAGCTTTTGTAAATCAAAAAGCGTTTCTTTTGTTAGATGAACCGACATTTGGACAAGATGCTAGCCAAACCTTTGCTGTCCTTAATGAAATGGAACGCTTTCGCCAAGCGGGAGGAACCATTCTTATGGTTACCCATGATGAAACGTTAGTCGAGCATTTTGCTACGCAACAGTGGGTCATTGAAAAAGGTCAGCTCGTTTGCAGGGAGAGGAGGCAAGAACGTGGCTTACTCGGTTAA
- a CDS encoding class I SAM-dependent methyltransferase has product MEKYTDMLATFGIGSAHPGGFKKSTEIIMDMELDEHSIVLDCGCGTGQTAAYIKQLYDCQVTALEPHPLMYKKAQQRFESQFLSVDLRKAFIEAIPLDDSTTDYALSESVLSFASIQEGLSELHRVLKQSGSIYLNEFVCFSPLSMNEQETLKAEYGFSQLLHAKEWQQELANAGFRQIVVMETFTAATLQQDETDKGNDMQPSSTIAPSYYEKMHQHQTLMAHYKDKIGHILIKAIK; this is encoded by the coding sequence ATGGAAAAATATACGGATATGCTCGCCACATTTGGAATTGGAAGTGCACACCCAGGAGGATTCAAAAAGTCTACAGAGATCATTATGGATATGGAACTTGATGAACATTCCATTGTTTTAGATTGTGGCTGCGGTACTGGACAAACCGCCGCTTATATTAAACAATTATATGATTGTCAGGTGACGGCGTTAGAACCACATCCCCTTATGTATAAAAAAGCCCAACAGCGTTTTGAGTCGCAATTTCTTTCTGTTGATCTGCGAAAAGCTTTCATTGAAGCTATTCCTTTAGACGATTCAACCACGGATTATGCATTATCTGAATCGGTTTTAAGCTTTGCTTCCATTCAAGAAGGCTTAAGCGAACTTCATCGGGTTTTAAAACAGAGCGGCAGCATTTATTTGAACGAATTTGTCTGTTTTTCACCCTTATCGATGAATGAACAAGAGACCCTTAAAGCCGAATATGGATTTTCACAGCTTCTTCATGCGAAGGAATGGCAACAAGAACTGGCGAATGCAGGATTTCGTCAAATTGTTGTCATGGAGACGTTTACAGCGGCAACATTACAACAAGACGAAACCGATAAAGGAAATGACATGCAGCCTTCTTCTACTATCGCCCCCTCCTACTACGAAAAGATGCATCAACACCAAACATTGATGGCACACTACAAAGATAAAATTGGGCATATTCTCATCAAAGCTATAAAATAG